Proteins encoded in a region of the Ziziphus jujuba cultivar Dongzao chromosome 3, ASM3175591v1 genome:
- the LOC107423012 gene encoding protein TIME FOR COFFEE isoform X4 → MDRNREARRTTMTASNGLPRRRHRSNSLRDSPEEDGPVELQETARLRDRGGSGKKDRDRDRDRERDRERERERDRDRLSRSKRRRGDRLMHGSNREDGGDDSSEESVNDEEEDEDDDGGGGGGGGGGGASVRMLPPPNPSVSLSSSSSSMLNHHRKSFPPAKSFRAAPAWKAADEMIGVPVPRKARSVSTKRSHEWASSVVGEPIHRQASTSPVRPSLSSMAAAAVSPSPASPSSSNPSLMRKKLKPNGPKLRPTKTSSKPSSSAQDEIEIEIAEVLYEMMRQPQGPSKQEILATDSIKFESREANKSTSDAKSRVSSPISNSPSALPLSSQQALPQNSSSSVTPLSATATAPKRKRPRPVKYEDDNPSIFNAQNSPLSSSAKLLPDQPAEIETSSPILEKNSGSAAENGGVAYDLAQSHAVPASTTEAQPESIKAEGNNVVSDSKLVSEKSESQDLRMSKEESQSPKKDSPELRLDDNREDTTTNKAHISVTEIEIQREEKFQIDLMAPPPLRSSPERDGEIDFVAVDAKPMVIDTETEIKPIIKGGDAKTVKIGKEDNANVEIEKSKITVAEEAEPKKPTVVKERNIDLQLDLEKTDRDSGAAGVSGNKLQQQQVPKPQQQQQQQQQQQQQQHSQHNTEKNAQSSSLPLPMSMAGWPGALHTMRSYMAPLQGVVSMDGSTVASAAIQPPPYLFNQPRPKRCATHCYVARNICYHQQIARMNSFWPAAAGSGPLYGAKPCNLNVLPSTEMHGNIPGGGVNSTHEKGQGLAIFPGHAGKDKGSQAANIVDAQRKQILLQQALPPGAPSNILHGPAFIFPLSQQQAAAAASVRPGPVKSPPTAGNVAPSSTPNSTTVSAVATPGAATPPMSFNYPNMPTETPYLAILQNNAAYPFPLPAHVGAPPAYRGTHAQMPFFNGSFYSSQMLHPSQIQQQQPPNHSQQSQQGHQNTTISSGSSSSQKHLQNQQQRAHASGMNGGSGSLQGFPASKGQSSQPLQQLQQRQQQQNQHVSHQARQLESEIGGEDSPSTADSQVSRASMSMYGQNFPMQCPPNFALMTPPVSFSGANGPTGASGSNSEKKQQQQQQQSAKGGVEASQAFAMSFANVNGATTAPGLDIASIAQHQAILQSVPDVRQGYHFMAAASVAQAAQQKKNYRVPEDGKTGCDSSNMEEERKAMAGKASSTVGQSIAFSRPDLSDTPGSNVIDSSARTLNLGSNPSRASSSVVPGVIGNANAPNSQQQIQRLLQQQQQMNQLQKQQQQFAAAARTKTPATSNGSVYTDHLPSTSMAAKFPNALSSFPPNLAQSNSSPSQPPQWKNSVRTSTSQVPPPSMASSNSSSLKNLSQQQGRMQQSHTQISFAANPKGSTQPQGLQPTSNNQSPSPPIMVGSPTTSMSKSAGGSPRTTTSSTGNKASQASSLSAQQAKNSPTIGNLKSSPVGGRNVPSILGNPHITSSSSAGTKPQQQQQLSKQSVQQAQLIFSNAYMQPQTSHSNSNTSNASAMSGYYNQRRRNDQQPQQSQQPQNSSTTSSSGMLSLCPPITHSNTSTSDPAKAAAAAAAAAAAASGNIKGALPSQALIHPAQFAASQSGNPHQLMPFPYVHAAVPTAVQVKPAEQKQPAA, encoded by the exons ATGGATAGGAACAGAGAAGCCAGAAGGACAACCATGACTGCCTCAAATGGCTTGCCAAGACGTAGACACAGAAGTAATAGTCTTAGAGACTCCCCAG AGGAGGACGGACCAGTAGAGTTACAAGAGACGGCGAGGCTAAGAGATCGAGGAGGGAGCGGGAAGAAAGATCGAGATCGCGATCGGGATCGAGAGCGAGACCGTGAACGcgaaagagagagggatagagATCGGTTGAGCCGGAGCAAAAGGAGGAGAGGTGATAGGTTGATGCACGGAAGCAACAGAGAAGATGGAGGAGATGATAGTTCGGAGGAGAGTGtgaatgatgaagaagaagatgaagacgaCGACGGAGGAggtggtggaggtggaggtggaggcGGTGCATCCGTAAGGATGCTTCCTCCGCCGAACCCATCAGTGTCgttgtcttcttcttcatcctctATGTTGAATCATCACCGGAAGAGCTTCCCACCGGCGAAAAGTTTTAGAGCAGCGCCGGCGTGGAAGGCCGCCGATGAGATGATTGGTGTGCCGGTGCCCCGAAAAGCACGGTCAG TTTCAACGAAGAGGTCGCATGAATGGGCTTCGAGTGTTGTTGGAGAGCCAATTCACCGACAGGCTTCGACGTCTCCGGTGAGACCCAGCCTTTCGTCTATGGCGGCGGCTGCGGTTTCTCCATCTCCGGCCTCACCTTCTTCTTCAAATCCTTCTTTGATGAGGAAGAAGCTG AAGCCCAACGGACCCAAACTCAGACCGACGAAGACATCGTCGAAGCCGTCTTCATCGGCTCAGGACGAGATCGAGATAGAGATCGCCGAGGTGTTGTACGAGATGATGAGGCAGCCTCAGGGACCTTCCAAGCAAGAAATTCTGGCCACCGATTCAATTAAGTTTGAATCCAGAGAAGCTAACAAATCCACAAGTGATGCGAAATCCAGAGTTTCATCTCCGATCTCAAACTCGCCGTCGGCACTTCCTCTGTCATCCCAACAAGCTCTGCCTCAGAATTCTAGCTCTTCTGTCACTCCTTTGTCCGCTACCGCTACTG CACCCAAGAGGAAAAGACCGCGACCCGTGAAGTATGAAGATGACAATCCTTCAATTTTCAACGCTCAGAACAGTCCCCTTTCGTCTTCTGCTAAGCTCCTTCCTGATCAGCCAGCAGAAATTGAGACTTCTTCACCTATTCTGGAGAAGAACTCGGGATCTGCAGCTGAAAATGGCGGAGTTGCATATGATTTGGCGCAATCTCATGCCGTACCGGCATCGACGACGGAGGCCCAGCCGGAGTCAATTAAGGCAGAGGGTAACAACGTCGTGTCAGATTCGAAGCTTGTCTCTGAAAAGTCTGAGAGTCAGGATTTGAGAATGAGCAAAGAAGAATCTCAATCGCCCAAGAAGGATTCTCCTGAGCTTAGATTGGATGATAATCGTGAGGATACGACGACGAATAAAGC GCATATATCAGTCACCGAAATTGAAATCCAGCGAGAAGAAAAATTCCAGATAGATCTGATG GCTCCTCCTCCGTTGAGATCTTCTCCAGAAAGAGACGGTGAAATTGATTTTGTGGCTGTAGATGCTAAACCTATGGTCATAGATACAGAAACG GAAATAAAGCCTATCATAAAAGGAGGAGATGCAAAGACAGTGAAAATTGGTAAGGAAGATAATGCAAATGTGGAAATTGAAAAGTCAAAGATTACGGTAGCAGAAGAAGCTGAACCTAAGAAGCCAACAGTTGTTAAGGAAAGGAATATTGATCTCCAGCTTGATTTGGAGAAGACTGATAGAGATAGTGGCGCTGCTGGTGTGAGTGGGAACAAGCTACAACAACAGCAAGTTCCAAAGccgcagcagcagcagcagcaacagcaacaacaacaacagcagcagcatTCGCAGCATAACACAGAGAAAAATG CCCAATCGAGCTCTCTACCTTTGCCAATGTCAATGGCTGGCTGGCCTGGTGCTCTTCATACTATGCG CAGTTATATGGCGCCTTTACAAGGAGTTGTATCCATGGACGGGAGCACCGTTGCTTCTGCTGCTATACAA CCACCGCCTTATCTTTTTAACCAACCTCGGCCGAAGAGGTGCGCAACTCATTGCTACGTTGCAAGGAATATATGCTATCATCAACAAATTGCAAGGATGAATTCTTTCTGGCCTGCAGCCGCTGGATCTGGACCTCTATATGGTGCCAAGCCCTGCAATCTCAATGTTTTGCCTTCCACAGAAATGCATGGCAATATTCCAGGTGGGGGGGTGAATTCAACACATGAGAAGGGGCAGGGTCTTGCTATATTTCCTGGTCATGCTGGCAAAGACAAAGGCTCCCAAGCTGCAAATATCGTGGATGCCCAGAGAAAGCAAATTTTACTTCAGCAAGCTCTACCCCCTGGTGCACCCAGTAATATCCTG CATGGACCCGCTTTCATCTTCCCTCTGAGCCAGCAACaggctgctgctgctgcttctgTCCGGCCTGGGCCTGTGAAGTCTCCTCCAACTGCCGGAAATGTAGCACCTTCAAGCACGCCTAATTCTACAACAGTTAGTGCTGTGGCAACTCCAGGTGCTGCAACTCCGCCAATGAGTTTTAACTACCCAAATATGCCTACCGAAACTCCGTATTTGGCAATTCTGCAAAATAATGCAGCATATCCATTTCCGCTACCTGCACATGTGGGAGCACCACCGGCTTATAGAGGAACCCATGCTCAGATGCCCTTCTTTAATGGATCATTCTATTCTTCCCAAATGCTTCATCCTTCACAAATTCAACAGCAGCAACCACCAAACCACTCGCAGCAAAGCCAACAAGGTCATCAAAATACTACCATTTCCAGTGGTTCCTCATCTTCCCAGAAGCATTTGCAGAATCAACAGCAGAGAGCACATGCTAGTGGCATGAACGGTGGCAGTGGAAGCTTGCAAGGCTTTCCAGCCTCAAAAGGCCAGTCTTCTCAGCCACTACAACAACTACAGCAGCGACAACAGCAACAGAACCAACATGTTTCTCATCAAGCTCGGCAACTCGAGTCCGAGATTGGTGGTGAAGATAGCCCATCAACGGCTGATAGTCAAGTGTCACGAGCAAGCATGAGCATGTATGgtcaaaattttccaatgcAATGTCCACCAAACTTTGCCTTAATGACCCCTCCTGTATCATTCAGTGGTGCCAATGGTCCTACTGGTGCAAGTGGCAGTAATAGTGAAAagaaacaacagcaacaacagcaGCAGAGCGCTAAGGGTGGAGTTGAAGCATCTCAAGCTTTTGCCATGTCTTTTGCTAACGTAAATGGAGCCACTACTGCTCCTGGCCTTGACATTGCATCCATTGCACAGCATCAAGCAATTCTCCAGAGTGTTCCAGATGTTAGGCAAGGCTACCATTTTATGGCTGCGGCTTCAGTTGCTCAGGCAGCACAGCAGAAGAAGAATTACCGAGTGCCTGAGGATGGGAAAACTGGATGTGATTCTTCCAATATGGAAGAGGAAAGAAAGGCCATGGCGGGGAAGGCTTCATCAACTGTAGGGCAGTCAATTGCTTTCTCAAGGCCAGATTTGTCTGATACACCTGGCAGCAATGTGATTGATAGCTCTGCCCGAACTCTTAACCTTGGCTCCAATCCATCTCGGGCTTCCAGTTCTGTTGTGCCTGGTGTCATTGGCAATGCAAATGCTCCAAATTCTCAGCAACAAATCCAGCGGCTTCTGCAACAGCAACAGCAGATGAATCAGCTTCAGAAGCAGCAACAGCAATTTGCAGCTGCTGCTCGAACCAAAACACCAGCAACAAGTAATGGCAGTGTTTACACTGATCACCTTCCTTCTACTTCGATGGCTGCAAAGTTTCCTAATGCTCTATCTTCATTTCCTCCAAACCTTGCACAAAGTAACAGCAGTCCAAGTCAACCTCCTCAGTGGAAGAACTCTGTGAGGACAAGCACTTCCCAAGTTCCACCTCCATCTATGGCCTCATCAAACTCATCCTCCCTTAAAAATCTTTCTCAACAGCAAGGTCGCATGCAGCAAAGCCACACTCAAATATCTTTTGCAGCCAATCCAAAAGGGTCAACACAACCTCAAGGACTACAACCCACAAGCAATAACCAGTCTCCATCTCCACCTATAATGGTTGGCTCACCCACAACATCAATGTCAAAGAGTGCTGGTGGAAGCCCGAGGACAACTACTTCTTCAACAGGAAACAAAGCTAGCCAAGCTTCTTCATTGTCGGCTCAGCAGGCTAAGAACTCGCCAACAATTGGCAACCTGAAATCATCTCCTGTTGGTGGAAGGAATGTGCCATCAATCCTTGGCAACCCCCATATCACCTCTTCTTCAAGCGCTGGAACCAAGCCTCAGCAGCAGCAACAGTTGTCTAAGCAATCTGTGCAGCAAGCCCAGTTAATTTTCTCAAATGCATACATGCAACCTCAAACTTCGCATTCTAATAGTAATACCTCCAATGCATCAGCCATGAGTGGGTATTATAATCAAAGACGTCGGAATGATCAACAGCCACAACAGTCGCAGCAACCGCAAAACTCATCAACTACGTCGTCCAGCGGAATGTTGTCGCTGTGCCCTCCCATCACGCATTCTAACACTAGCACCTCCGACCCCGCCAAGGCTGCTGCTGCTGCAGCAGCAGCCGCAGCTGCTGCATCTGGCAATATAAAAGGTGCATTGCCCTCACAAGCTTTAATCCATCCTGCTCAATTTGCTGCTTCACAGTCTGGGAATCCACATCAGCTTATGCCTTTCCCTTATGTTCATGCTGCTGTTCCAACTGCAGTTCAGGTGAAACCAGCTGAGCAGAAACAACCTGCTG CCTGA
- the LOC107423012 gene encoding protein TIME FOR COFFEE isoform X5, which yields MDRNREARRTTMTASNGLPRRRHRSNSLRDSPEEDGPVELQETARLRDRGGSGKKDRDRDRDRERDRERERERDRDRLSRSKRRRGDRLMHGSNREDGGDDSSEESVNDEEEDEDDDGGGGGGGGGGGASVRMLPPPNPSVSLSSSSSSMLNHHRKSFPPAKSFRAAPAWKAADEMIGVPVPRKARSVSTKRSHEWASSVVGEPIHRQASTSPVRPSLSSMAAAAVSPSPASPSSSNPSLMRKKLPNGPKLRPTKTSSKPSSSAQDEIEIEIAEVLYEMMRQPQGPSKQEILATDSIKFESREANKSTSDAKSRVSSPISNSPSALPLSSQQALPQNSSSSVTPLSATATAPKRKRPRPVKYEDDNPSIFNAQNSPLSSSAKLLPDQPAEIETSSPILEKNSGSAAENGGVAYDLAQSHAVPASTTEAQPESIKAEGNNVVSDSKLVSEKSESQDLRMSKEESQSPKKDSPELRLDDNREDTTTNKAHISVTEIEIQREEKFQIDLMAPPPLRSSPERDGEIDFVAVDAKPMVIDTETEIKPIIKGGDAKTVKIGKEDNANVEIEKSKITVAEEAEPKKPTVVKERNIDLQLDLEKTDRDSGAAGVSGNKLQQQQVPKPQQQQQQQQQQQQQQHSQHNTEKNAQSSSLPLPMSMAGWPGALHTMRYMAPLQGVVSMDGSTVASAAIQPPPYLFNQPRPKRCATHCYVARNICYHQQIARMNSFWPAAAGSGPLYGAKPCNLNVLPSTEMHGNIPGGGVNSTHEKGQGLAIFPGHAGKDKGSQAANIVDAQRKQILLQQALPPGAPSNILHGPAFIFPLSQQQAAAAASVRPGPVKSPPTAGNVAPSSTPNSTTVSAVATPGAATPPMSFNYPNMPTETPYLAILQNNAAYPFPLPAHVGAPPAYRGTHAQMPFFNGSFYSSQMLHPSQIQQQQPPNHSQQSQQGHQNTTISSGSSSSQKHLQNQQQRAHASGMNGGSGSLQGFPASKGQSSQPLQQLQQRQQQQNQHVSHQARQLESEIGGEDSPSTADSQVSRASMSMYGQNFPMQCPPNFALMTPPVSFSGANGPTGASGSNSEKKQQQQQQQSAKGGVEASQAFAMSFANVNGATTAPGLDIASIAQHQAILQSVPDVRQGYHFMAAASVAQAAQQKKNYRVPEDGKTGCDSSNMEEERKAMAGKASSTVGQSIAFSRPDLSDTPGSNVIDSSARTLNLGSNPSRASSSVVPGVIGNANAPNSQQQIQRLLQQQQQMNQLQKQQQQFAAAARTKTPATSNGSVYTDHLPSTSMAAKFPNALSSFPPNLAQSNSSPSQPPQWKNSVRTSTSQVPPPSMASSNSSSLKNLSQQQGRMQQSHTQISFAANPKGSTQPQGLQPTSNNQSPSPPIMVGSPTTSMSKSAGGSPRTTTSSTGNKASQASSLSAQQAKNSPTIGNLKSSPVGGRNVPSILGNPHITSSSSAGTKPQQQQQLSKQSVQQAQLIFSNAYMQPQTSHSNSNTSNASAMSGYYNQRRRNDQQPQQSQQPQNSSTTSSSGMLSLCPPITHSNTSTSDPAKAAAAAAAAAAAASGNIKGALPSQALIHPAQFAASQSGNPHQLMPFPYVHAAVPTAVQVKPAEQKQPAGE from the exons ATGGATAGGAACAGAGAAGCCAGAAGGACAACCATGACTGCCTCAAATGGCTTGCCAAGACGTAGACACAGAAGTAATAGTCTTAGAGACTCCCCAG AGGAGGACGGACCAGTAGAGTTACAAGAGACGGCGAGGCTAAGAGATCGAGGAGGGAGCGGGAAGAAAGATCGAGATCGCGATCGGGATCGAGAGCGAGACCGTGAACGcgaaagagagagggatagagATCGGTTGAGCCGGAGCAAAAGGAGGAGAGGTGATAGGTTGATGCACGGAAGCAACAGAGAAGATGGAGGAGATGATAGTTCGGAGGAGAGTGtgaatgatgaagaagaagatgaagacgaCGACGGAGGAggtggtggaggtggaggtggaggcGGTGCATCCGTAAGGATGCTTCCTCCGCCGAACCCATCAGTGTCgttgtcttcttcttcatcctctATGTTGAATCATCACCGGAAGAGCTTCCCACCGGCGAAAAGTTTTAGAGCAGCGCCGGCGTGGAAGGCCGCCGATGAGATGATTGGTGTGCCGGTGCCCCGAAAAGCACGGTCAG TTTCAACGAAGAGGTCGCATGAATGGGCTTCGAGTGTTGTTGGAGAGCCAATTCACCGACAGGCTTCGACGTCTCCGGTGAGACCCAGCCTTTCGTCTATGGCGGCGGCTGCGGTTTCTCCATCTCCGGCCTCACCTTCTTCTTCAAATCCTTCTTTGATGAGGAAGAAGCTG CCCAACGGACCCAAACTCAGACCGACGAAGACATCGTCGAAGCCGTCTTCATCGGCTCAGGACGAGATCGAGATAGAGATCGCCGAGGTGTTGTACGAGATGATGAGGCAGCCTCAGGGACCTTCCAAGCAAGAAATTCTGGCCACCGATTCAATTAAGTTTGAATCCAGAGAAGCTAACAAATCCACAAGTGATGCGAAATCCAGAGTTTCATCTCCGATCTCAAACTCGCCGTCGGCACTTCCTCTGTCATCCCAACAAGCTCTGCCTCAGAATTCTAGCTCTTCTGTCACTCCTTTGTCCGCTACCGCTACTG CACCCAAGAGGAAAAGACCGCGACCCGTGAAGTATGAAGATGACAATCCTTCAATTTTCAACGCTCAGAACAGTCCCCTTTCGTCTTCTGCTAAGCTCCTTCCTGATCAGCCAGCAGAAATTGAGACTTCTTCACCTATTCTGGAGAAGAACTCGGGATCTGCAGCTGAAAATGGCGGAGTTGCATATGATTTGGCGCAATCTCATGCCGTACCGGCATCGACGACGGAGGCCCAGCCGGAGTCAATTAAGGCAGAGGGTAACAACGTCGTGTCAGATTCGAAGCTTGTCTCTGAAAAGTCTGAGAGTCAGGATTTGAGAATGAGCAAAGAAGAATCTCAATCGCCCAAGAAGGATTCTCCTGAGCTTAGATTGGATGATAATCGTGAGGATACGACGACGAATAAAGC GCATATATCAGTCACCGAAATTGAAATCCAGCGAGAAGAAAAATTCCAGATAGATCTGATG GCTCCTCCTCCGTTGAGATCTTCTCCAGAAAGAGACGGTGAAATTGATTTTGTGGCTGTAGATGCTAAACCTATGGTCATAGATACAGAAACG GAAATAAAGCCTATCATAAAAGGAGGAGATGCAAAGACAGTGAAAATTGGTAAGGAAGATAATGCAAATGTGGAAATTGAAAAGTCAAAGATTACGGTAGCAGAAGAAGCTGAACCTAAGAAGCCAACAGTTGTTAAGGAAAGGAATATTGATCTCCAGCTTGATTTGGAGAAGACTGATAGAGATAGTGGCGCTGCTGGTGTGAGTGGGAACAAGCTACAACAACAGCAAGTTCCAAAGccgcagcagcagcagcagcaacagcaacaacaacaacagcagcagcatTCGCAGCATAACACAGAGAAAAATG CCCAATCGAGCTCTCTACCTTTGCCAATGTCAATGGCTGGCTGGCCTGGTGCTCTTCATACTATGCG TTATATGGCGCCTTTACAAGGAGTTGTATCCATGGACGGGAGCACCGTTGCTTCTGCTGCTATACAA CCACCGCCTTATCTTTTTAACCAACCTCGGCCGAAGAGGTGCGCAACTCATTGCTACGTTGCAAGGAATATATGCTATCATCAACAAATTGCAAGGATGAATTCTTTCTGGCCTGCAGCCGCTGGATCTGGACCTCTATATGGTGCCAAGCCCTGCAATCTCAATGTTTTGCCTTCCACAGAAATGCATGGCAATATTCCAGGTGGGGGGGTGAATTCAACACATGAGAAGGGGCAGGGTCTTGCTATATTTCCTGGTCATGCTGGCAAAGACAAAGGCTCCCAAGCTGCAAATATCGTGGATGCCCAGAGAAAGCAAATTTTACTTCAGCAAGCTCTACCCCCTGGTGCACCCAGTAATATCCTG CATGGACCCGCTTTCATCTTCCCTCTGAGCCAGCAACaggctgctgctgctgcttctgTCCGGCCTGGGCCTGTGAAGTCTCCTCCAACTGCCGGAAATGTAGCACCTTCAAGCACGCCTAATTCTACAACAGTTAGTGCTGTGGCAACTCCAGGTGCTGCAACTCCGCCAATGAGTTTTAACTACCCAAATATGCCTACCGAAACTCCGTATTTGGCAATTCTGCAAAATAATGCAGCATATCCATTTCCGCTACCTGCACATGTGGGAGCACCACCGGCTTATAGAGGAACCCATGCTCAGATGCCCTTCTTTAATGGATCATTCTATTCTTCCCAAATGCTTCATCCTTCACAAATTCAACAGCAGCAACCACCAAACCACTCGCAGCAAAGCCAACAAGGTCATCAAAATACTACCATTTCCAGTGGTTCCTCATCTTCCCAGAAGCATTTGCAGAATCAACAGCAGAGAGCACATGCTAGTGGCATGAACGGTGGCAGTGGAAGCTTGCAAGGCTTTCCAGCCTCAAAAGGCCAGTCTTCTCAGCCACTACAACAACTACAGCAGCGACAACAGCAACAGAACCAACATGTTTCTCATCAAGCTCGGCAACTCGAGTCCGAGATTGGTGGTGAAGATAGCCCATCAACGGCTGATAGTCAAGTGTCACGAGCAAGCATGAGCATGTATGgtcaaaattttccaatgcAATGTCCACCAAACTTTGCCTTAATGACCCCTCCTGTATCATTCAGTGGTGCCAATGGTCCTACTGGTGCAAGTGGCAGTAATAGTGAAAagaaacaacagcaacaacagcaGCAGAGCGCTAAGGGTGGAGTTGAAGCATCTCAAGCTTTTGCCATGTCTTTTGCTAACGTAAATGGAGCCACTACTGCTCCTGGCCTTGACATTGCATCCATTGCACAGCATCAAGCAATTCTCCAGAGTGTTCCAGATGTTAGGCAAGGCTACCATTTTATGGCTGCGGCTTCAGTTGCTCAGGCAGCACAGCAGAAGAAGAATTACCGAGTGCCTGAGGATGGGAAAACTGGATGTGATTCTTCCAATATGGAAGAGGAAAGAAAGGCCATGGCGGGGAAGGCTTCATCAACTGTAGGGCAGTCAATTGCTTTCTCAAGGCCAGATTTGTCTGATACACCTGGCAGCAATGTGATTGATAGCTCTGCCCGAACTCTTAACCTTGGCTCCAATCCATCTCGGGCTTCCAGTTCTGTTGTGCCTGGTGTCATTGGCAATGCAAATGCTCCAAATTCTCAGCAACAAATCCAGCGGCTTCTGCAACAGCAACAGCAGATGAATCAGCTTCAGAAGCAGCAACAGCAATTTGCAGCTGCTGCTCGAACCAAAACACCAGCAACAAGTAATGGCAGTGTTTACACTGATCACCTTCCTTCTACTTCGATGGCTGCAAAGTTTCCTAATGCTCTATCTTCATTTCCTCCAAACCTTGCACAAAGTAACAGCAGTCCAAGTCAACCTCCTCAGTGGAAGAACTCTGTGAGGACAAGCACTTCCCAAGTTCCACCTCCATCTATGGCCTCATCAAACTCATCCTCCCTTAAAAATCTTTCTCAACAGCAAGGTCGCATGCAGCAAAGCCACACTCAAATATCTTTTGCAGCCAATCCAAAAGGGTCAACACAACCTCAAGGACTACAACCCACAAGCAATAACCAGTCTCCATCTCCACCTATAATGGTTGGCTCACCCACAACATCAATGTCAAAGAGTGCTGGTGGAAGCCCGAGGACAACTACTTCTTCAACAGGAAACAAAGCTAGCCAAGCTTCTTCATTGTCGGCTCAGCAGGCTAAGAACTCGCCAACAATTGGCAACCTGAAATCATCTCCTGTTGGTGGAAGGAATGTGCCATCAATCCTTGGCAACCCCCATATCACCTCTTCTTCAAGCGCTGGAACCAAGCCTCAGCAGCAGCAACAGTTGTCTAAGCAATCTGTGCAGCAAGCCCAGTTAATTTTCTCAAATGCATACATGCAACCTCAAACTTCGCATTCTAATAGTAATACCTCCAATGCATCAGCCATGAGTGGGTATTATAATCAAAGACGTCGGAATGATCAACAGCCACAACAGTCGCAGCAACCGCAAAACTCATCAACTACGTCGTCCAGCGGAATGTTGTCGCTGTGCCCTCCCATCACGCATTCTAACACTAGCACCTCCGACCCCGCCAAGGCTGCTGCTGCTGCAGCAGCAGCCGCAGCTGCTGCATCTGGCAATATAAAAGGTGCATTGCCCTCACAAGCTTTAATCCATCCTGCTCAATTTGCTGCTTCACAGTCTGGGAATCCACATCAGCTTATGCCTTTCCCTTATGTTCATGCTGCTGTTCCAACTGCAGTTCAGGTGAAACCAGCTGAGCAGAAACAACCTGCTGGTGAGTAG